The Lytechinus pictus isolate F3 Inbred chromosome 17, Lp3.0, whole genome shotgun sequence genome contains a region encoding:
- the LOC129280470 gene encoding XK-related protein 6-like has protein sequence MASIVVKEGDGKQESNGDERSHGSVYVDSFPSPELTTHPCKAECDNVQPQGSPPKSLLLHDEKHFQRNQDVPGISTINDSSGNPISIELRCDINQEQVQTEESIRFQGENQKESQKNQEDHVAVGIANESQLSPPVESESNIGRFSNVDATFVLIGISLYIADLVTDILVGVQYLRQGDVLWSVMTFVFVFVPSLVLQCLSFRWFILDLDDDTKYKSNSSLRKLWAWFKWLLTHVLQLGAIKRYWSVFKFGIRSRLDAKYYRRMISERHDVTMLRLLESFMESAPQLVLQVYIMVEEQELYWLTATSAIVSLLSLCFSLGIYQKALRDNLEYSDPQANKGKLSYGHVVLLIFWRLFTITSRVLAMALFGSIYEWWVFVLAAAHWAVMTAWLVWQDTSFHESKCDEIPFDAIIGIVHIFCFFNMKGGPTRYRAIIFYVIVFIENTVMFGFWYAETDSQEERYGLPALVFVWGGFFVGIFLMLLYYYCFHPEKIPICLCKGTSAYVPNAQSGEVRGPDVQRGAGDETDGSIEVDGVHIANAHSLSNVGGTVTSTETSGDDRYRYLFSYKWRRRIHPKI, from the exons ATGGCATCAATCGTCGTCAAGGAAGGTGACGGTAAACAGGAATCGAATGGAGATGAACGTAGTCATGGTAGTGTTTATGTGGATAGCTTTCCATCGCCGGAACTAACAACGCATCCTTGCAAAGCTGAATGCGACAACGTCCAACCTCAAGGTTCACCACCAAAGAGTCTGCTACTTCATGACGAGAAACACTTTCAACGAAATCAAGATGTTCCTGGTATTAGTACTATCAATGACTCATCGGGGAACCCAATATCTATCGAGCTTAGATGTGACATTAACCAAGAGCAAGTACAGACCGAAGAAAGCATAAGGTTCCaaggagaaaatcagaaagaGTCTCAGAAGAACCAAGAAGATCATGTAGCTGTTGGCATTGCAAACGAATCGCAGCTATCGCCACCTGTCGAATCCGAATCGAACATAGGACGTTTCTCAAATGTTGACGCCACATTTGTCTTAATTGGGATATCGCTGTATATTGCGGACCTGGTGACGGATATTCTTGTCGGTGTGCAGTACCTGCGGCAAGGCGATGTACTTTGGAGTGTCATGACTTTTGTCTTTGTGTTTGTGCCGTCATTGGTCTTGCAGTGCCTTAGCTTTCGATGGTTCATCTTAGATCTTGATGACGACACAAAGTACAAATCAAATTCGTCCTTAAGAAAGCTTTGGGCCTGGTTTAAGTGGCTATTGACTCATGTCTTACAGCTCGGAGCCATCAAAAG ATACTGGAGTGTATTCAAGTTCGGCATACGTAGTCGATTAGACGCCAAATACTACCGTCGGATGATTAGTGAGCGTCATGACGTCACCATGTTACGTCTCCTAGAATCATTCATGGAATCGGCTCCTCAGCTTGTCCTACAAGTTTACATCATGGTGGAGGAACAGGAACTCTACTGGCTTACTG CTACATCAGCCATTGTGTCTCTACTCTCCCTTTGCTTTTCCCTTGGAATATACCAGAAAGCCTTACGAGACAATCTCGAGTACAGCGATCCACAGGCCAACAAAGGAAAGCTTTCTTACGGTCACGTGGTGCTACTTATTTTTTGGCGCCTTTTTACCATCACTTCACGAGTTCTTGCAATGGCACTCTTTGGCTCAATCTACGAGTGGTGGGTCTTCGTGCTAGCCGCAGCTCACTGGGCAGTGATGACAGCATGGCTGGTATGGCAAGATACATCATTTCATGAATCGAAATGCGATGAGATTCCCTTTGATGCAATCATAGGAATTGTCCATATCTTCTGTTTCTTTAACATGAAAGGAGGTCCGACGAGATACAGAGCTATTATCTTTTACGTTATTGTGTTCATTGAGAATACTGTAATGTTTGGGTTCTGGTATGCCGAGACGGACTCCCAGGAGGAAAGATACGGCTTACCGGCGTTGGTATTCGTTTGGGGCGGCTTCTTCGTCGGTATCTTCTTGATGTTGCTCTATTACTACTGCTTCCATCCAGAGAAGATTCCCATCTGCCTGTGCAAAGGCACCTCCGCATATGTCCCCAATGCACAGAGTGGTGAGGTCAGAGGTCCAGATGTGCAGAGAGGTGCAGGGGACGAAACGGACGGAAGCATAGAGGTTGATGGTGTACACATAGCAAACGCACATTCTCTGTCCAACGTGGGGGGAACAGTAACTTCGACAGAGACATCTGGAGACGACAGGTACCGGTACCTCTTCTCCTACAAGTGGCGGCGTCGAATTCACCCCAAGATATGA